The proteins below come from a single Stutzerimonas stutzeri RCH2 genomic window:
- the pdxA gene encoding 4-hydroxythreonine-4-phosphate dehydrogenase PdxA: MSVSCPFVLTPGEPAGIGPDLCLLLAREAQPQTLIAIASRALLAERAAQLGLAIELRSVDPHSWPSEPAPANSLYVWDTPLDAPVTAGQLDSRNGRYVLETLTRAGKGCLDGSFAGMITAPVHKGVINEAGIPFSGHTEFLAELTHTEQVVMMLATRGLRVALVTTHLPLKDVAAAVTPERLERVTRILHNDLVSKFGIARPRILVCGLNPHAGEGGHLGREEIEIIEPALARLREEGIDLVGPLPADTLFTPKHLERCDAVLAMYHDQGLPVLKYKGFGAAVNVTLGLPIVRTSVDHGTALDLAGSGRIDTGSLQVALETAYQMAASQR; encoded by the coding sequence ATGTCTGTTTCCTGCCCCTTCGTTCTCACGCCCGGCGAACCGGCCGGCATCGGTCCGGATCTCTGCCTGCTGCTTGCGCGTGAGGCCCAGCCTCAGACCCTGATAGCCATTGCCAGTCGCGCGCTGCTGGCCGAGCGCGCTGCGCAGCTCGGGTTGGCGATCGAGCTGCGTTCAGTCGACCCGCATAGCTGGCCAAGCGAACCGGCACCAGCCAACAGCCTGTACGTCTGGGACACGCCACTCGATGCACCAGTGACGGCAGGCCAGCTCGATTCGCGCAATGGTCGCTACGTTCTGGAGACGCTGACACGCGCTGGAAAAGGGTGTCTGGACGGCAGCTTCGCCGGCATGATTACCGCGCCTGTACACAAGGGCGTGATCAATGAGGCCGGCATCCCCTTTTCCGGCCACACGGAGTTTCTCGCCGAGCTGACCCACACCGAGCAGGTGGTGATGATGCTTGCCACACGCGGCTTGCGCGTCGCACTGGTGACCACGCATCTGCCGCTCAAGGATGTCGCGGCAGCAGTTACACCGGAGCGTCTGGAGCGGGTTACGCGGATACTGCACAACGATCTGGTCAGCAAGTTCGGTATTGCCCGACCGCGCATTCTGGTCTGCGGGCTGAACCCGCATGCCGGTGAGGGTGGACACCTGGGCCGCGAAGAGATCGAAATCATCGAGCCGGCGCTTGCCAGGCTGCGCGAAGAAGGCATCGATCTGGTCGGTCCGCTACCGGCCGACACACTGTTCACGCCAAAGCATCTCGAGCGTTGTGATGCCGTGCTGGCGATGTACCACGACCAGGGCTTGCCAGTGCTGAAGTACAAAGGCTTCGGTGCCGCGGTCAATGTCACGCTCGGCCTGCCGATCGTGCGCACCTCGGTCGATCACGGCACCGCGCTGGACCTGGCCGGCAGCGGCAGGATCGACACCGGCAGCCTGCAAGTCGCGCTGGAAACGGCGTACCAGATGGCCGCCAGCCAGCGCTAG
- the rsmA gene encoding 16S rRNA (adenine(1518)-N(6)/adenine(1519)-N(6))-dimethyltransferase RsmA produces the protein MSDYQHRARKRFGQNFLHDAGVIHRILRAIHAKPGERLVEIGPGQGALTEGLLDSGAHLDVVELDLDLIPILQGKFAERDNFTLHQGDALKFDFSRLSAEPNSLRIVGNLPYNISTPLIFHLLAHAHLIRDMHFMLQKEVVERLAATPGGGDWGRLSIMVQYHCRVEHLFNVGPGAFNPAPKVDSAIVRLVPHETLPHPARDHRQLERVVREAFNQRRKTLRNTLKGLLDADAIAAADVDGSLRPEQLDLAAFVRLSDQLTERS, from the coding sequence ATGTCCGATTACCAGCACCGCGCGCGCAAGCGCTTTGGCCAGAACTTCCTGCACGACGCCGGCGTCATCCACCGTATCCTGCGGGCGATTCATGCCAAGCCGGGTGAGCGACTGGTGGAAATCGGCCCAGGCCAGGGTGCCCTCACCGAGGGACTGCTCGACAGCGGTGCACATCTGGATGTGGTCGAACTCGACCTCGACCTGATCCCGATCCTGCAGGGCAAGTTTGCCGAACGCGACAACTTCACTCTGCATCAGGGCGACGCATTGAAGTTCGACTTCAGCCGCCTGAGTGCGGAGCCGAACAGCCTGCGCATCGTCGGCAACCTGCCCTACAACATTTCCACGCCGCTGATCTTCCATCTGCTCGCCCATGCGCACCTCATTCGCGACATGCACTTCATGCTGCAGAAGGAAGTGGTGGAGCGCCTTGCGGCCACGCCGGGCGGTGGCGACTGGGGCCGTCTTTCCATCATGGTGCAGTACCACTGCCGCGTGGAGCACCTGTTCAACGTCGGGCCAGGTGCGTTCAACCCGGCGCCAAAGGTCGATTCGGCGATCGTTCGCCTGGTGCCCCACGAAACGTTGCCGCATCCAGCGCGCGACCATCGTCAACTCGAGCGCGTGGTACGCGAGGCGTTCAACCAGCGGCGCAAGACCTTGCGCAACACCCTCAAGGGCCTGCTGGATGCCGATGCCATCGCAGCAGCGGACGTGGATGGCAGCCTGCGCCCCGAGCAGCTGGACCTCGCCGCCTTCGTTCGCCTTTCCGATCAACTGACCGAGCGTAGCTAG
- the apaG gene encoding Co2+/Mg2+ efflux protein ApaG — MSEDKRYCIDVSVTPRYLAAQSEPEQNRYAFAYTVTIENKGEVAAQLLSRHWIITDGDGQVQEVRGAGVIGEQPLIAPGEHHVYTSGTLLATCVGSMQGSYEMLAEDGHSFDALIAPFRLAVPGALH; from the coding sequence ATGTCCGAAGATAAACGTTATTGCATCGACGTCAGCGTCACGCCCCGCTATCTGGCCGCGCAATCGGAGCCGGAACAAAACCGCTATGCCTTTGCCTACACCGTAACCATCGAGAACAAAGGAGAGGTGGCAGCGCAGTTGCTGTCGCGGCACTGGATCATCACCGACGGCGATGGCCAGGTGCAGGAAGTGCGCGGCGCCGGAGTGATCGGCGAGCAGCCGCTGATCGCGCCTGGTGAACATCACGTCTATACCAGCGGGACACTGCTGGCGACCTGTGTCGGCAGCATGCAAGGCAGCTACGAGATGTTGGCCGAGGATGGTCACAGCTTCGATGCGCTCATTGCACCGTTCCGCCTGGCCGTACCCGGAGCATTGCATTGA
- a CDS encoding symmetrical bis(5'-nucleosyl)-tetraphosphatase, with protein sequence MTTYAVGDLQGCLEPLTCLLERVDFSPSRDCLWLAGDLVNRGPQSLEALRFVRELGSSAITVLGNHDLHLLAVAHNIERMRKSDTLQSILEAPDRTDLIDWLRQQKLIHYDAPRHTAMVHAGIPPQWSLEKALKRATEVEQALQDDALLMPFLDGMYGNQPSKWNKELHGVPRLRLITNYFTRMRFCKADGTLDLEAKEGADSAPAGYAPWFSHANRKTRNVKLIFGHWAALEGQCDEPNVFALDTGCVWGNAMTLMNLDSGEMHRCECEHGKPA encoded by the coding sequence TTGACGACCTATGCCGTCGGCGACCTGCAAGGTTGCCTCGAACCACTGACATGCCTGCTGGAGCGCGTGGACTTCAGCCCCTCGCGCGACTGCCTATGGCTGGCTGGCGATCTGGTCAACCGCGGCCCGCAATCGCTGGAGGCGCTGCGCTTCGTACGCGAACTCGGGTCGTCCGCGATCACCGTCCTCGGCAATCACGATTTGCACCTGCTGGCGGTGGCTCACAACATCGAAAGGATGCGCAAATCCGATACCCTGCAATCGATCCTGGAGGCACCGGATCGGACCGATCTGATCGACTGGCTGCGCCAGCAGAAGCTCATCCATTACGATGCCCCGCGCCACACCGCCATGGTGCATGCCGGCATTCCGCCGCAGTGGTCACTGGAAAAGGCGCTCAAGCGTGCCACCGAGGTTGAGCAGGCGCTACAGGACGATGCACTGCTGATGCCCTTCCTCGATGGCATGTATGGCAATCAACCGTCGAAATGGAACAAGGAGCTGCACGGTGTGCCGCGGCTGCGCCTGATCACCAACTATTTCACCCGTATGCGCTTCTGCAAGGCCGACGGCACCCTCGATCTGGAAGCGAAAGAAGGCGCCGATAGCGCTCCGGCCGGCTATGCACCCTGGTTCAGCCATGCCAATCGCAAGACCCGCAACGTCAAGCTGATCTTCGGCCACTGGGCCGCATTGGAAGGCCAGTGCGACGAACCGAACGTCTTCGCGCTGGACACCGGCTGCGTCTGGGGCAACGCCATGACCCTCATGAACCTCGACAGCGGCGAAATGCATCGCTGCGAATGTGAACACGGTAAACCCGCATGA
- the glpE gene encoding thiosulfate sulfurtransferase GlpE translates to MTDFKRIPPEQAQTMRSSGAVVVDIRDPHSYANGHISGSLHLDNHSLPDFIAAADLDQPLIVTCYHGHSSQSAAAYLANQGFSDVYSLDGGFELWRHTYPSEVERDEQA, encoded by the coding sequence ATGACCGACTTCAAACGCATCCCGCCGGAACAGGCACAGACCATGCGCAGCAGTGGCGCCGTGGTCGTGGATATTCGCGACCCGCACAGCTATGCCAACGGCCATATCAGTGGCTCGCTGCATCTGGATAACCACTCGCTGCCGGATTTCATCGCCGCGGCCGATCTCGACCAGCCATTGATCGTGACCTGCTATCACGGCCACTCCAGCCAGAGCGCAGCGGCGTATCTGGCCAATCAGGGTTTCTCGGATGTCTACAGCCTCGACGGTGGCTTCGAGCTATGGCGACATACCTATCCCAGCGAAGTCGAGCGCGACGAACAAGCGTAA
- a CDS encoding PrkA family serine protein kinase: MSIFSHFQQRFEATRQEEYSLQEYLDLCKADPGTYASAAERLLMAIGEPELVDTSVDSRLSRIFSNKVIRRYPAFEDFHGMEECIDQIVSYFRHAAQGLEEKKQILYLLGPVGGGKSSLAEKLKQLMERVPFYAIKGSPVFESPLGLFNPVEDAQILEEDYGIPRRYLSSIMSPWATKRLQEFGGDISKFRVVKLYPSILNQIAVAKTEPGDENNQDISSLVGKVDIRKLEEFPQNDADAYSYSGALCRANQGLMEFVEMFKAPIKVLHPLLTATQEGNYNSTEGLGAIPYSGILLAHSNESEWHSFRNNKNNEAFIDRIYIVKVPYCLRVSDEIKIYDKLLTNSSLAHAHCAPDTLKMLAQFSVLSRLKEPENSNIYSKMRVYDGENLKDTDPKAKSIQEYRDTAGVDEGMNGLSTRFAFKILSKVFNFDPHEIAANPVHLLYVLEQQIEQEQFPAEVRERYLRFIKEYLAPRYIEFIGKEIQTAYLESYSEYGQNIFDRYVLYADFWIQDQEYRDPETGEILNRVALNEELEKIEKPAGISNPKDFRNEIVNFVLRARANNNGKNPSWLSYEKLRVVIEKKMFSNTEDLLPVISFNAKASKEDQKKHNDFVVRMVERGYTEKQVRLLSEWYLRVRKSQ, from the coding sequence ATGAGCATTTTCAGCCACTTCCAACAACGTTTCGAAGCGACCCGCCAGGAGGAATATTCCCTCCAGGAATATCTCGATCTGTGCAAGGCGGATCCGGGCACCTATGCCAGCGCCGCCGAGCGCCTGCTGATGGCGATCGGCGAACCCGAGCTGGTCGATACCTCAGTGGACTCGCGACTGTCGCGCATCTTCTCCAACAAGGTGATCCGCCGTTATCCGGCTTTCGAGGATTTCCATGGCATGGAGGAGTGCATCGATCAGATCGTCTCCTACTTCCGCCATGCCGCGCAGGGGCTGGAGGAGAAGAAGCAGATCCTCTATCTCCTCGGGCCGGTCGGTGGCGGCAAGTCTTCGCTGGCCGAGAAGCTCAAGCAACTGATGGAGCGTGTGCCCTTCTACGCCATCAAGGGTTCACCGGTGTTCGAATCGCCGCTGGGGCTGTTCAACCCGGTCGAGGATGCGCAGATCCTCGAGGAGGACTACGGCATCCCGCGCCGTTACCTGAGTTCTATCATGTCGCCATGGGCCACCAAGCGTCTGCAGGAATTCGGTGGTGACATTTCCAAGTTCCGCGTGGTCAAGCTGTATCCATCGATCCTCAACCAGATCGCCGTGGCCAAGACCGAACCGGGCGACGAGAACAACCAGGACATTTCCTCGCTGGTGGGCAAGGTGGATATCCGCAAGCTGGAAGAATTCCCGCAAAACGATGCGGACGCCTACAGCTATTCGGGTGCGCTGTGCCGGGCCAACCAGGGTCTGATGGAATTCGTCGAGATGTTCAAGGCGCCGATCAAGGTGCTGCACCCGCTGCTGACGGCCACCCAGGAAGGCAACTACAACAGCACCGAAGGCCTCGGCGCGATTCCTTACAGTGGCATCCTGCTGGCCCACTCCAACGAGTCGGAATGGCACAGCTTCCGCAACAACAAGAACAACGAAGCCTTCATCGACCGCATCTACATCGTCAAGGTGCCGTACTGCCTGCGCGTCAGTGATGAGATCAAGATCTACGACAAGCTGCTGACCAACAGCTCGCTGGCCCATGCCCATTGCGCGCCGGACACCCTGAAGATGCTCGCGCAGTTCTCCGTGCTGTCGCGCCTGAAGGAGCCGGAGAACTCCAACATCTACTCGAAGATGCGTGTGTACGATGGCGAGAACCTGAAGGACACCGACCCCAAGGCCAAGTCGATTCAGGAGTACCGCGACACCGCTGGCGTCGACGAAGGCATGAACGGCCTCTCCACCCGCTTCGCCTTCAAGATTCTCTCCAAAGTCTTCAACTTCGACCCGCACGAGATCGCCGCCAACCCGGTGCACCTGCTCTACGTGCTGGAGCAGCAGATCGAGCAGGAACAGTTCCCGGCAGAAGTGCGCGAGCGCTACCTGCGCTTCATCAAGGAGTACCTGGCGCCGCGCTACATCGAGTTCATCGGCAAGGAGATCCAGACCGCCTACCTCGAGTCCTACAGCGAGTATGGGCAGAACATCTTCGACCGCTACGTGCTGTACGCGGACTTCTGGATTCAGGATCAGGAATACCGCGATCCGGAAACCGGCGAGATCCTCAACCGCGTGGCGCTCAACGAGGAGCTGGAGAAGATCGAGAAGCCGGCCGGCATCAGCAACCCGAAGGATTTCCGCAACGAGATCGTCAACTTCGTGCTGCGCGCCCGCGCCAACAACAACGGCAAGAATCCGTCGTGGCTGTCCTACGAGAAGCTGCGCGTGGTGATCGAGAAGAAGATGTTCTCCAACACCGAGGATCTGCTGCCGGTCATCAGCTTCAACGCCAAGGCGAGCAAGGAAGACCAGAAGAAGCACAACGACTTCGTCGTGCGCATGGTCGAGCGTGGCTACACCGAGAAGCAGGTTCGCCTGCTGTCCGAGTGGTATCTGCGGGTGCGTAAATCGCAGTAA
- a CDS encoding YeaH/YhbH family protein: MSYVIDRRLNGKNKSTVNRQRFLQRYRGHIKKAVEEAVGRRSITDMEHGEQISIPGRDIDEPVLHHGRGGRQTIVHPGNKEFVAGERIPRPQGGGGGQGAGQASNSGDGMDDFVFQITQEEFLDFMFEDLELPNLVKRHLTGTDTFKTVRAGIANEGNPSRINIVRTLRSAHARRIALSGSSRSQLRALKAELERLRLEEPNNFGDIKATEEEIERLKARINRVPFLDTFDLKYNLLVKHPNPSSKAVMFCLMDVSGSMTQATKDIAKRFFILLYLFLKRNYDKIDVVFIRHHTSAKEVDEEEFFYSRETGGTIVSSALKMMQEIMAERYPANEWNIYAAQASDGDNWNDDSPLCRDILINQIMPFVQYFTYVEITPREHQALWYEYNQVAEAFSDAFAQQQLVSAADIYPVFRELFQRRMTS; this comes from the coding sequence ATGAGCTACGTGATCGATCGTCGCCTGAATGGCAAGAACAAGAGCACGGTGAACCGCCAGCGCTTCCTGCAGCGCTACCGTGGGCATATCAAGAAAGCGGTGGAGGAAGCCGTAGGCCGGCGCTCCATCACCGACATGGAGCATGGCGAGCAGATCAGCATTCCCGGTCGTGATATCGACGAGCCGGTGCTTCACCACGGCCGCGGCGGTCGCCAGACCATCGTGCACCCCGGCAACAAGGAGTTCGTCGCCGGCGAGCGCATTCCCAGGCCGCAGGGCGGCGGCGGAGGCCAAGGCGCCGGCCAGGCCAGCAACAGCGGCGACGGCATGGACGACTTCGTCTTCCAGATCACCCAGGAGGAATTCCTCGACTTCATGTTCGAGGACCTGGAGCTGCCCAATCTGGTCAAGCGCCACCTCACCGGCACCGATACCTTCAAGACGGTGCGCGCCGGCATCGCCAACGAAGGCAACCCCTCGCGTATCAACATCGTGCGCACGCTGCGCTCGGCACACGCCCGGCGTATCGCGCTCTCAGGCAGCAGCCGCTCGCAGCTAAGGGCATTGAAGGCGGAGCTGGAGCGGCTGCGTCTGGAGGAACCGAACAACTTCGGCGACATCAAGGCCACCGAAGAGGAGATCGAACGGCTGAAAGCGCGCATCAACCGCGTGCCGTTCCTCGACACCTTCGACCTCAAGTACAACCTGCTGGTCAAGCACCCCAACCCCAGCTCCAAGGCGGTAATGTTCTGCCTGATGGACGTTTCCGGCTCCATGACCCAGGCCACCAAGGACATCGCCAAGCGCTTCTTTATCCTGTTGTATCTGTTCCTCAAGCGGAACTACGACAAGATCGATGTGGTGTTCATCCGCCACCACACCAGCGCCAAGGAAGTCGATGAAGAGGAGTTCTTCTACTCGCGGGAAACCGGCGGCACCATCGTTTCCAGCGCGCTGAAGATGATGCAGGAGATCATGGCCGAGCGTTACCCGGCCAACGAGTGGAACATCTACGCCGCGCAGGCCTCGGACGGCGACAACTGGAACGACGACTCGCCGCTGTGCCGCGACATCCTGATCAACCAGATCATGCCGTTCGTGCAGTACTTCACCTACGTCGAAATCACCCCGCGCGAACACCAGGCGCTCTGGTACGAGTACAACCAGGTCGCCGAAGCCTTCTCCGATGCGTTCGCCCAACAACAACTGGTGAGCGCCGCGGACATCTACCCGGTGTTCCGCGAACTCTTCCAGCGGCGCATGACCAGCTGA
- a CDS encoding SpoVR family protein, whose protein sequence is MKRQPISTGSEWTFDLIRQYDREIGRIAERYALDTYPNQIEVITAEQMMDAYASVGMPLGYHHWSYGKQFLHTEKHYKRGQMGLAYEIVINSDPCIAYLMEENTMCMQALVIAHASYGHNSFFKGNYLFRTWTDASSIIDYLVFAKQYIMQCEERHGIDAVEDLLDSCHALMNYGVDRYKRPYPISAEEERRRQKDREEHLQRQINDLWRTIPKGADKGDGQADSQRFPAEPQENILYFIEKHAPLLEPWQREVVRIVRKIAQYFYPQRQTQVMNEGWATFWHYTLLNDLYDEGLVTDGFMMEFLQSHTSVIYQPGFDSPYYSGINPYTLGFAMYQDIRRICEHPTEEDKRWFPDIAGSDWLTTVKFAMNNFKDESFILQFLSPKVIRDLKLFSILDDDRKDELLVPAIHDESGYHTIRELLAAQYNLGNREPNVQVWNVDRRGDRSLTLRHTQHDRKPLGGSTEEVLKHLHRLWGFDVHLQSIQDDKLVNTHHMPPRPSSEPEADSRFPGMNFA, encoded by the coding sequence ATGAAACGACAGCCCATTTCCACCGGCTCGGAATGGACCTTCGACCTGATTCGGCAGTACGACCGCGAGATAGGCCGCATCGCCGAACGCTACGCGCTGGACACCTATCCGAACCAGATCGAGGTGATCACCGCCGAGCAGATGATGGATGCCTACGCCTCGGTCGGCATGCCGCTGGGTTACCACCACTGGTCCTACGGCAAGCAGTTCCTGCATACCGAAAAACACTACAAGCGCGGGCAGATGGGCCTGGCCTACGAGATCGTGATCAATTCCGATCCCTGCATCGCCTACCTGATGGAAGAAAACACCATGTGCATGCAGGCACTGGTTATCGCTCATGCCAGTTACGGCCACAACAGCTTCTTCAAGGGTAACTACCTGTTCCGCACCTGGACTGACGCCAGCTCGATCATCGACTATCTGGTGTTCGCCAAGCAGTACATCATGCAATGCGAGGAACGCCACGGCATCGACGCGGTGGAAGACTTGCTGGACTCCTGCCACGCGCTGATGAACTACGGCGTAGACCGCTACAAGCGGCCGTACCCCATTTCCGCGGAAGAAGAGCGCCGCCGGCAGAAGGATCGCGAAGAGCACTTGCAGCGGCAGATCAATGACCTCTGGCGCACCATTCCCAAGGGTGCGGACAAGGGCGACGGGCAGGCCGACAGCCAACGCTTCCCGGCCGAGCCGCAGGAAAACATCCTCTACTTCATCGAGAAGCACGCCCCGTTGCTGGAGCCCTGGCAGCGCGAGGTGGTGCGTATCGTGCGCAAGATCGCGCAGTACTTCTATCCACAGCGCCAGACCCAGGTGATGAACGAAGGCTGGGCCACCTTCTGGCACTACACCCTGCTCAACGACCTCTACGACGAGGGCCTGGTCACCGACGGCTTCATGATGGAGTTCCTGCAATCGCACACCAGTGTGATCTACCAGCCCGGCTTCGACAGTCCCTACTACAGCGGCATCAACCCCTACACCTTGGGCTTCGCCATGTACCAGGACATCCGCCGGATCTGCGAGCACCCCACGGAGGAGGACAAACGCTGGTTCCCGGACATCGCCGGCAGCGACTGGCTCACTACCGTCAAGTTCGCCATGAACAACTTCAAGGACGAGAGCTTTATCCTGCAGTTTCTCTCGCCCAAGGTGATCCGCGACCTCAAGCTGTTCAGCATTCTCGACGATGACCGCAAGGACGAGCTGTTGGTCCCGGCGATTCATGATGAAAGTGGCTACCACACCATTCGCGAACTGCTCGCCGCGCAATACAACCTCGGCAACCGCGAGCCCAACGTGCAGGTGTGGAACGTCGACCGTCGCGGCGATCGCTCGCTGACCCTGCGTCACACCCAGCACGACCGCAAGCCACTTGGCGGGTCCACCGAGGAGGTACTCAAGCACCTGCACCGGCTGTGGGGCTTCGATGTGCACCTGCAATCGATACAGGACGACAAACTGGTCAACACCCATCACATGCCGCCGCGCCCAAGCAGCGAACCGGAAGCCGACAGTCGCTTTCCGGGCATGAACTTCGCCTGA
- a CDS encoding multifunctional CCA addition/repair protein, translated as MQIYKVGGAVRDRLLGRTVSEVDWLVVGATPEEMQARGFRPVGADFPVFLHPQTGEEYALARTERKSGRGYGGFTFHASPDVTLEEDLQRRDLTINAIAEDHSGQLIDPYGGQSDLQARLLRHVSPAFAEDPLRVLRVARFAARYAELGFRIAGETLELMRQLARSGELSALTAERSWKEISRALMEPRPDVFIQVLQDCEALAELFPELAATFAMGNATGEHLLRALRRCAEHAQPLPVRWACLLLGGATPDAAPQARLPAIDALNQRCKAPRDCQELAMLLGRYHDDALNAKKLQADALLDMLQHFDIYRRPERFEQFVAACEMHAQAGSPGKLLFDADYLHGAANAARAVAVKPLLDQGYKGAELGKALSAARLDALRAYCRENSK; from the coding sequence ATGCAAATCTATAAAGTCGGCGGCGCAGTGCGCGATCGCTTGTTGGGGCGCACGGTCAGCGAGGTGGACTGGCTGGTGGTCGGCGCCACGCCGGAAGAAATGCAGGCGCGCGGCTTTCGTCCGGTCGGCGCAGACTTTCCGGTGTTTCTGCATCCGCAGACCGGCGAGGAATACGCCTTGGCGCGCACCGAGCGCAAAAGCGGTCGTGGCTATGGCGGGTTCACTTTCCACGCCAGCCCGGACGTCACCCTCGAGGAAGACCTGCAGCGGCGCGACCTCACCATCAACGCCATCGCCGAAGACCACAGTGGCCAGCTGATCGATCCCTACGGTGGCCAGAGCGATCTACAGGCGCGCCTGCTACGCCACGTCTCCCCGGCCTTCGCCGAAGACCCGCTGCGCGTGCTGCGCGTGGCGCGCTTCGCTGCACGCTACGCCGAACTCGGTTTCCGTATCGCCGGCGAAACCCTTGAGCTAATGCGGCAGCTGGCCCGCTCCGGCGAACTATCGGCGCTGACAGCGGAGCGTAGCTGGAAGGAAATCTCCCGCGCACTGATGGAGCCACGGCCGGACGTATTCATCCAGGTGCTTCAGGACTGCGAAGCGTTGGCCGAGCTGTTCCCGGAACTCGCCGCGACCTTCGCCATGGGCAACGCCACGGGTGAGCACCTGCTCCGTGCACTTCGCCGCTGCGCCGAACATGCCCAACCACTGCCGGTACGCTGGGCCTGCCTGTTGCTCGGCGGCGCAACGCCGGACGCTGCACCGCAAGCACGCCTGCCCGCCATCGACGCACTCAACCAGCGCTGCAAGGCGCCGAGGGACTGCCAAGAGCTGGCGATGCTGCTCGGCAGGTATCACGATGACGCGCTCAACGCCAAGAAGCTGCAAGCGGATGCATTGCTCGACATGCTGCAGCACTTCGACATCTACCGCCGCCCCGAGCGCTTCGAACAGTTCGTCGCGGCGTGTGAAATGCACGCCCAGGCAGGTTCGCCGGGCAAGTTGCTCTTCGACGCCGATTATCTGCACGGCGCGGCCAACGCGGCGCGGGCCGTCGCGGTCAAACCGCTGCTGGATCAGGGGTACAAAGGCGCCGAGCTCGGCAAGGCACTCAGCGCTGCGCGCCTCGATGCCCTGCGCGCCTACTGCCGGGAAAATTCGAAGTAA
- the folK gene encoding 2-amino-4-hydroxy-6-hydroxymethyldihydropteridine diphosphokinase gives MSLTPVMLGLGSNVQRELRLHAGLDALAELLQDMRCSPVFESLAVGYKGDNFYNLVVAGYTDLPLTELDRRLKFIEADNGRYAPDRRGLPLDIDVLLYGELVGNFHGLQLPRAEILKNAFVLWPLALLAPTVKHPAAGEPFADLWAQSSINQQLWPVPFQWRGSELTPVDLIRRYPPQRA, from the coding sequence ATGTCGCTGACCCCCGTCATGCTCGGCCTGGGTAGCAATGTGCAGCGCGAACTGCGGCTGCATGCCGGGCTCGATGCGCTGGCCGAGCTGCTGCAGGATATGCGTTGCTCGCCGGTGTTCGAGAGCCTCGCGGTGGGCTACAAGGGCGACAATTTCTACAACCTGGTGGTGGCCGGCTATACCGATCTGCCGCTGACCGAGCTGGATCGCCGGCTCAAGTTCATCGAGGCGGACAACGGCCGCTACGCGCCGGATCGCAGGGGGCTGCCGCTGGATATCGACGTGCTGCTGTATGGCGAGCTGGTTGGCAATTTCCATGGCTTGCAGTTGCCGCGGGCAGAGATTCTGAAGAACGCCTTCGTGCTCTGGCCGCTGGCGCTGCTGGCGCCGACCGTGAAGCATCCCGCTGCAGGCGAACCCTTCGCTGATCTATGGGCGCAATCATCCATCAACCAGCAGCTCTGGCCGGTGCCGTTTCAGTGGCGCGGCAGCGAGCTGACACCTGTCGATCTGATCCGCCGCTATCCTCCACAGCGCGCCTGA
- the folB gene encoding dihydroneopterin aldolase gives MDTVFIEGLEVDTVIGAYDWERGIRQCLHLDLTLGWDIRPAAENDELDKALDYAKVAAVIDQFASEARFELVETFAERLAQRLMSEFGIVWLRLRVTKPGVNARARALGVEIERGCR, from the coding sequence GTGGACACAGTCTTCATCGAAGGCCTGGAAGTGGATACGGTAATCGGCGCCTATGACTGGGAGCGGGGCATTCGCCAGTGCCTGCACCTGGACCTGACGTTGGGCTGGGACATTCGTCCCGCCGCCGAGAATGATGAGTTGGACAAGGCCTTGGACTATGCCAAGGTCGCTGCCGTCATCGATCAGTTCGCCTCCGAGGCACGTTTCGAGCTGGTCGAGACCTTTGCCGAACGCCTGGCGCAGCGCCTGATGAGCGAGTTCGGCATCGTCTGGCTGCGCCTGCGCGTGACCAAGCCCGGCGTCAATGCGCGTGCCCGGGCGCTGGGTGTGGAGATCGAACGCGGATGTCGCTGA